The Primulina tabacum isolate GXHZ01 chromosome 16, ASM2559414v2, whole genome shotgun sequence genome window below encodes:
- the LOC142529334 gene encoding protein PEP-RELATED DEVELOPMENT ARRESTED 1, chloroplastic — translation MAAPSIPAAITISSSASLSNSTIPSFFLNPHRNFQLNRAKFSTLSVHVGSSGVEEFFANGGVGSKGIGDNENRKWDAAQHELLLKGGEQVISVLEEMAKLLEDMNMDEASEELAVQLAAQGVIGKRVDEMETGFMMGLDYMIQLAERDRDDKRKSLLEVIKETVLSHLTKKCPPHVQVIGLLCRTPEKESRHELLRRVAAGGGVFKSENGTKVHLPGANLNDISNQADDLLETMESRPVVPDRKLLARLVLIREEARNMIGGGILDERNDRGLSTLPESEVNFLTKLVALRPGKTVRGMIKRVMQGEDEGAETSESEDGVVGEKILSGVAGRGSVSGRKPLPVRPGMFLETVSKVLGGIYAGNTSGVTAQHLEWVHQNTLQILQEIAF, via the exons ATGGCCGCACCCTCAATCCCAGCAGCAATTACCATTTCTTCCTCCGCTTCGCTTTCAAATTCAACAATCCCATCATTTTTTCTCAACCCACATCGCAATTTCCAACTGAACCGGGCAAAGTTTTCCACCCTATCCGTACACGTGGGCTCTTCTGGGGTGGAAGAATTCTTCGCAAATGGTGGCGTGGGTAGTAAGGGAATCGGAGATAACGAGAACCGGAAATGGGATGCTGCCCAACATGAACTCCTGCTTAAGGGTGGCGAACAGGTCATCTCTGTTCTTGAAGAAATGGCAAAGCTC TTGGAGGATATGAACATGGATGAAGCATCTGAGGAGCTGGCAGTACAATTAGCTGCACAAGGAGTGATTGGGAAGAGAGTTGATGAGATGGAGACAGGATTTATGATGGGACTTGATTACATGATACAGCTTGCGGAAAGAGACCGGGATGATAAG AGGAAATCTCTGTTGGAGGTTATTAAGGAGACTGTATTATCTCATCTCACGAAAAAATGTCCCCCACAT GTTCAAGTAATTGGCCTGCTTTGCAGAACTCCAGAAAAAGAGAGCAGGCATGAATTACTGAGGCGAGTTGCTGCAGGTGGTGGTGTTTTTAAAAGTGAAAATGGTACAAAAGTTCATCTGCCCGGGGCTAATTTGAATGACATATCTAACCAGGCTGATGACCTTTTGGAG ACGATGGAATCACGTCCTGTTGTTCCTGACCGGAAGCTACTTGCAAGACTTGTTTTGATCAGAGAAGAAGCCAGGAATATGATTGGAGGTGGAATATTGGATGAGAGAAATGATCGTGGTCTTAGCACACTCCCTGAATCAGAG GTAAACTTTTTAACTAAACTTGTCGCTCTAAGACCAGGGAAAACTGTACGTGGTATGATAAAACGTGTAATGCAAGGAGAAGACGAAGGTGCAGAAACTTCTGAAAGTGAAGATGGAGTAGTAGGTGAGAAGATTTTAAGTGGAGTAGCAGGAAGG GGTAGTGTCAGTGGTCGTAAGCCATTACCTGTGCGACCTGGCATGTTTCTTGAGACTGTATCCAAG GTACTAGGTGGAATCTATGCAGGAAACACATCTGGAGTTACAGCACAGCATCTAGAATGG GTTCATCAGAACACACTCCAAATTCTTCAAGAAATTGCGTTCTAG